In Nitratireductor mangrovi, the genomic window GGCGCGCTGCAGCTTGATGGCTTCGAAAGCGGGAATGCGGGTTGCCAGCGTCGGCCAGATCACATCCTCGAACAGTGCCCAGTCGGGATCGAAGTCGCCCGGCTCGGCCGGCGCGTCGGTGGCCGCCGTCTCGGCTCCGCCGGTGATGTAGACCGAACCTTCCGGGCGGACATAGATACCGCTCGGATCGACGATCAGCGGCATGTCCTCGTAGCGTTCGCGCGCCTCGAAGACGAAGACAGTGCGTTTGCGTGGCTCGACCGGCAACGACAGGCCCGCCATCGTGGCAAGTCTGCCCGCCGCCGGCCCGGCGGCATTGACGACGGTCCCAGCGGTTACTCGTTCGCCGTTGTCGAGCACGACCCCCTCGATGCAGTCGCCGTTGCGCTCGATTCCGGTGACCGCCGCCTGGATGAAATCAACCGACTTGCCACGCAGTGCCTTTCTCAACAGCATCAGCAGTGCATGTGCGTCGAACCAGCCCTCGCCGCTTCTTCCGAAAGCGCCGGCGGCGACACCCTCGGGTGAAAGCCACGGAAAGCGGCGCGCCAGTGTCGCGGCATCCTCCAGCACGATGTCCGCGCCCTCGGCCTGTTGAACCTCGTGATTGGCTGCGAGGATCGGCAACCCGTCTTCCGAAGCGAGGATCAGGTATCCTTTTTCCTTGAACCCGATGTCGGCGTCCGGGCCGAACTCATCCTTCAGCCGGCGAAACAGATCGAGCGTGAATTGCGACAGGCGGATGTTTTCCGGGATCGAGAACTGCTGCCGGATCGAGGCGCAGGAGAGTGTCGTCGCCGCCTGCGTGAATTGCGGATCGCGTTCGATCAGCGCGATCGTTCCGGCAAAGCCCTCCTCGCGCAGGTACCATGCGATGGAACTGCCGACGATGGCGCCGCCAACGATGACGATGTCATAGCGTTTCACGCGAATCTCCTTGCGATCATCGCATCCGTGCAGGATCGGACGCCCGGCCGCAAGGGACAGGTGCGGTTCCGCTTGCAAGCATCCTGCCGGGACGTCATCTAGGAGCGATGCAAACCGCTCCCCGCCCGCGCCGTTCCGTCCTTTATGTGCCCGCGACCAATGACAAGGCGCTCGCCAAGATCGCGAGCCTCGCCTGTGACGCCGTGATTTTCGACCTCGAGGACGCCGTCGCGCCGGAGGAGAAAGTGACCGCTCGGCGCTCGCTTGTCCGCTTCCTTTCCGAGGCCGGGCGCGCGGACAAGGAGTTCGTCATCCGCATCAACGCGCTTGCCGGCGAGTGGGGCCGGGACGATCTCGAGGCCGCCCGCGCCCTGAGGCCGGACGCGATCCTTCTGCCCAAGGTCGACACGCCTGGCGACATCCTGGAGGCCAACGACATTCTGGATGCCGCCGAGGTGCCTCCCGAGCTGGCGCTGTGGGCGATGGTGGAAACGCCGCGCGCCGTTCTGAACCTCGGCCCGATCGCCGAGCTTGGCCGCGACCGCGGCGCCAGGCTTGCCTGTCTGGTGGTCGGAACCAACGACCTCGTCAAGGAAACCGGGATATCGCCTGCCGGCGGTCGGCAATGGCTGGTTCCGTGGCTGTTGCAGATCGTGCTCGCCGCCCGCGCCGGCGGCCTCGACGCTCTCGACGGGGTCAGCAATGATTTCCGCGACCTCGACGCCTTCGCCCGCGAGTGCCTGCAAGGCGCGGCAATGGGCTTCGACGGCAAGACCCTGATCCACCCGGCGCAGATCGGGGCGGCCAATGCCGCCTTTTCACCTTCCGGTGACGCGGTCGCCGAGGCCGAACGGATCGTCGCGGCGTTTGCCACACCCGAAAACGCCGGCAAGGGCGTGATCCAGGCCGATGGCCGCATGATCGAGCGCCTGCATCTGGACCAGGCGAGGAAACTGCTGGCGCGCGCCGGCCGCGGTCAGGCGTGAGCCGAATGGCATATCCTGCCCGCAAGGAAAGCTCGTGAGGACAAGATGAAACTCTACCGTTTTCTCACCGGACCCGACGATTCTAGCTTCTGCCACAAGGTGTCCGCGGCCCTGGACAAGGGCTGGCACCTGTTCGGCTCGCCGAGCTATGCCTTCGACCCGGAGACGAAGACCATGCGCTGCGGCCAGGCCGTGGTGAAGGATGTCGAGGGAAAGGACTACGATCCCGCGATGAAGCTCGGCGATTATTAGGCCCGGTCGATCATGCGCGCCGCGCAACGAGCCCCGGCATGAGTTCGGCAAGCTCTTCGGGGAAGACCGTCTCGGCGGTTTCGACCAACTCGGGAGCGCTCCACCAGCGCCAGCCGGCAATCATCTCGCTTTCGAACGCGTCCGGATTGTCGCCGGCGATGCGGTGGTGATCGAGCTTGACCAGGAAAAAGCGTTCCTCTGCCCGGACCGGCGTGCCGTCCGGGAGATCAAAATCGTTGATCCGGGCATAAACCTGCGGACCGATGGCAACATCGTGGCCGGTTTCCTCGTAAAGCTCGCGGCGTGCCGCCTGTTGAAAGCTTTCGCCGGGATCGAGTGCGCCTCCGGGCGTCGCCCAGAAGGAAAACCCTGCCTGCGGACCGGAGCGGTAGACGAAGCGGAACAGGAGCAGCCGGTCGTCCGGTCCGATGACGAACAGCCGAGCCGCGGGCCGGGGGCGGCGGAGCGTCGTCATGCCACGCTTTCTTCGATCTTCTCCATGTCCTCGTCAGACAGGCCGAAATGGTGGCCGAGTTCGTGGATCAGCACATGGGTGACGATGTCGCCCAGCGTTTCCTCGTTTTCGGCCCAGTAGTCGAGGATCGCCCGCCGGTAGAGCGTGATGCGGTTCGGTCCCTCGCCGGTCGCCGGGTTCCAGCGTTCGGCGATGCCGCGGCCCTCGAACAGCCCGAGAAGATCGAACGGCGTCTCCAGCGACAGGTCGTCCATGATGTCTTCGGTCGGAAATTCGGCGATCTGGATGACGATCTCGCCGGTCAGCTGGCGGAATGTCTCCGGCAGATGGGCATAGGCTTCCAGCGCCAGTAGCTCCAGTTCGTCCATCGACGGCGAGAGCTGGTCGTGCCAGGCGCGGGTCGAATATATGCGTGCCATTTCCTGTTCCTTTGGCGGCCATATAGCCTTTTGCGCCGGCGCTTTCGAGGGGAACGCGCCTTCGCGCGCCGGGTGCAGGGGTCGCGGACCGGCACGGCAAGGAATAAATTCTCCTCCAGGCTGCTTGACTCTTGGTTCGGGCTCTGGAATCCATAAGAACATAACAGGAACAAATGTACGGAAGTTCAGGCCATGGCGACGTCCGCCGCGGCGCGCGAGGTCGTTTTTGCCTTGCGCAGCGAGATTGCGAGGATCGAAGGCGTCCTTCCGGAGAGGCTGGCGGCGCCCGAAGACGGCCTTGTCCTGCGCCATGGCCCCGCCGCCCGGCGCGCGGCTACAAGCATGCCGGCCTTTGTGCGAACCGGCGTGCCCGGCTTCGATGCGGCTCTGGGCGAGGGGTTGCCGCGGGCGTCCCTGACCGAATTTCATGGAACTGAAACGCGCAATGCCGGTGCGGTGGCGGGTTTCGTCCTCTGCCTTGCCGGACTTTTGCGCAATGCCGGTCCTGCCGCGGGATCGGGCGCGGTGTGCTGGATCGGCACGGAGGATATCTTCCGGGAAGCGGGTCTGCCCTATCTCCCCGGCCTGCGGCGCCCTTTCGGGTTCGCACCCGACGGCCTCATGGTCTGCGCCCCCAACGATCCCAGGGATGCGCTCTGGATTGCCGAAGAGGCCACACGCCAGCAGGCTTTCGCGGCCATCATCCTGGAGATGCGCGGCCACCCGGCGCGTCTCGACCTGACCGCGACCAGGCGCCTTCACCGCCGGGCGCAGGCGGCAAGTCGCCCTGTCTTCCTGATCCGCGAGGCTGCCGGCGCGGCACCGACGGCAGCGCCCGTCCGCCTTGCCGTTTCGCCCGCGCCGGCCGCGCTGCGTTCGACACTGGCGGGACCGCTGGCGGGCTCGATCGGCCATGCGGCCTTTGCCGT contains:
- a CDS encoding NAD(P)/FAD-dependent oxidoreductase encodes the protein MKRYDIVIVGGAIVGSSIAWYLREEGFAGTIALIERDPQFTQAATTLSCASIRQQFSIPENIRLSQFTLDLFRRLKDEFGPDADIGFKEKGYLILASEDGLPILAANHEVQQAEGADIVLEDAATLARRFPWLSPEGVAAGAFGRSGEGWFDAHALLMLLRKALRGKSVDFIQAAVTGIERNGDCIEGVVLDNGERVTAGTVVNAAGPAAGRLATMAGLSLPVEPRKRTVFVFEARERYEDMPLIVDPSGIYVRPEGSVYITGGAETAATDAPAEPGDFDPDWALFEDVIWPTLATRIPAFEAIKLQRAWAGHYDYNTLDQNAVVGPHPDVGNFLFANGFSGHGLQQAPAVGKALAELVVHGGYRTVDCSAFGYGRITAGRPFRELNVI
- a CDS encoding DUF1737 domain-containing protein; this translates as MKLYRFLTGPDDSSFCHKVSAALDKGWHLFGSPSYAFDPETKTMRCGQAVVKDVEGKDYDPAMKLGDY
- a CDS encoding HpcH/HpaI aldolase/citrate lyase family protein: MQTAPRPRRSVLYVPATNDKALAKIASLACDAVIFDLEDAVAPEEKVTARRSLVRFLSEAGRADKEFVIRINALAGEWGRDDLEAARALRPDAILLPKVDTPGDILEANDILDAAEVPPELALWAMVETPRAVLNLGPIAELGRDRGARLACLVVGTNDLVKETGISPAGGRQWLVPWLLQIVLAARAGGLDALDGVSNDFRDLDAFARECLQGAAMGFDGKTLIHPAQIGAANAAFSPSGDAVAEAERIVAAFATPENAGKGVIQADGRMIERLHLDQARKLLARAGRGQA
- a CDS encoding metallopeptidase family protein, producing MARIYSTRAWHDQLSPSMDELELLALEAYAHLPETFRQLTGEIVIQIAEFPTEDIMDDLSLETPFDLLGLFEGRGIAERWNPATGEGPNRITLYRRAILDYWAENEETLGDIVTHVLIHELGHHFGLSDEDMEKIEESVA
- a CDS encoding ImuA family protein; its protein translation is MATSAAAREVVFALRSEIARIEGVLPERLAAPEDGLVLRHGPAARRAATSMPAFVRTGVPGFDAALGEGLPRASLTEFHGTETRNAGAVAGFVLCLAGLLRNAGPAAGSGAVCWIGTEDIFREAGLPYLPGLRRPFGFAPDGLMVCAPNDPRDALWIAEEATRQQAFAAIILEMRGHPARLDLTATRRLHRRAQAASRPVFLIREAAGAAPTAAPVRLAVSPAPAALRSTLAGPLAGSIGHAAFAVTVTKSRTAHAGRFILEWSPDDIRFREIRPEDTGALVPTSGHRQDHPAKTGTVMALRPADPAHAASGQPSRKQHPAHRSA
- a CDS encoding NUDIX hydrolase — protein: MTTLRRPRPAARLFVIGPDDRLLLFRFVYRSGPQAGFSFWATPGGALDPGESFQQAARRELYEETGHDVAIGPQVYARINDFDLPDGTPVRAEERFFLVKLDHHRIAGDNPDAFESEMIAGWRWWSAPELVETAETVFPEELAELMPGLVARRA